A genomic region of Caulobacter sp. NIBR2454 contains the following coding sequences:
- the moaC gene encoding cyclic pyranopterin monophosphate synthase MoaC gives MSRLTHIDDEGRARMVDVSEKAVTAREALAEGFVRMNGETLALAISGTGKKGDVRAVAEIAGVMAAKKTSDLIPLCHPLALTKVEVAVEPAEDGMKVTARVKTSGQTGVEMEALTAVSVACLTIYDMLKAADKGMTIEAVRLVEKTGGKSGDWRRQV, from the coding sequence ATGAGCCGCCTGACCCACATCGACGACGAGGGCCGCGCCCGCATGGTCGACGTCTCGGAAAAGGCGGTCACCGCTCGCGAAGCCTTGGCTGAAGGCTTTGTTCGCATGAACGGCGAGACGTTGGCCCTGGCCATTTCCGGGACCGGCAAGAAGGGCGACGTGCGCGCCGTGGCCGAGATCGCCGGGGTGATGGCGGCCAAGAAGACCTCCGACCTGATCCCGCTTTGCCATCCCCTCGCCCTGACCAAGGTCGAGGTGGCGGTCGAGCCGGCGGAAGACGGGATGAAGGTGACCGCGCGGGTCAAGACCAGCGGCCAGACGGGCGTCGAGATGGAGGCCCTGACGGCCGTGTCCGTCGCCTGCCTGACGATCTACGACATGCTGAAGGCCGCCGATAAAGGCATGACCATCGAGGCCGTGCGCCTAGTCGAGAAGACGGGCGGTAAGTCCGGAGATTGGCGCCGCCAGGTCTGA
- a CDS encoding MoaD/ThiS family protein has product MMRVLLFGRLGDVAGWRERVFETVPADLSTLRADLASQDPALGEALAGLGVQTAVDQVLVRGEASLSGVAEVAFLPPMSGG; this is encoded by the coding sequence CTGATGCGGGTTCTGTTGTTCGGACGTCTTGGCGATGTGGCCGGCTGGCGTGAGCGGGTTTTCGAAACCGTGCCCGCCGATCTGTCCACCCTTCGCGCCGACCTGGCGTCTCAGGACCCGGCGCTGGGCGAGGCCCTGGCCGGCCTGGGCGTGCAGACGGCTGTCGATCAGGTCCTGGTCCGGGGCGAAGCCTCGCTGAGCGGCGTCGCCGAGGTCGCCTTCCTGCCTCCGATGAGCGGCGGATGA
- a CDS encoding xanthine dehydrogenase family protein molybdopterin-binding subunit → MNKIIDAKALKGSTRREVVIGAALVGGALTVGGCSPADILSVGTNNDFGAFGPFLKIAPDGVVTVISKHIEFGQGNHAGLAAIVSEELDADWSKVRVEQAAANTKVYMNTGMGAQGTGGSSAISNSWEQLRKVGASARAMFVQAAAAKWSVPAAEISIKDSVVSHAGSGRSAAFGELVADAAKIAPPETPVLKDPKAFTLIGSDRVRRKDAVLKSTGQARFTQDVRLPEMLTAVVAHPPRFGAIPQNFDAAKAKAVPGVIDVFSVKSGVAVVADSTWAALQGRAALSVTWDEGKAEKRGSDALAQTFRDIAAGKGDEIEWQGFDSKGAVGDLSGPDVLTAAYDFPYLAHATMEPMNCVAQVKGRKVKLTFGSQFPTLDQLNAAKIVGCLPGSVEIETLYAGGSFGRRCNFQSDYVAECVRIAKKTNGRPVKLVWTREDDQRAGYFRPLTHHAVAVRLDKDGYPAAWRHRIVTQSIMKGSPMGGGKGPEAPAVEGAMGSPYLKATPAVDAQVALPEVGVPVLWWRSVGATHTAYAMEHTIDQLARKAGKDPADYRRTLYQKAGSGRHLAVLDLLVERSGWRTPAPEGWVRGLAVHESFGSVVGQVAEVKLEDGQPPKVGRVTTVVDCGTAISPDQIAAQMEGGTCYGLSAALYGQITLIDGVVQESNFDTYRVLRMNEAPTVETHILPSTAAPSGVGEPGTPVIGPAVANAILAATGKATFSQPFVRAV, encoded by the coding sequence ATGAACAAGATTATCGACGCCAAGGCGCTCAAGGGCTCCACCCGCCGCGAGGTGGTGATCGGCGCGGCCCTGGTGGGCGGCGCCCTGACGGTGGGGGGCTGCTCCCCCGCCGACATCCTGTCGGTCGGGACCAATAATGACTTCGGGGCCTTCGGGCCGTTCCTGAAAATCGCGCCCGACGGCGTGGTCACGGTGATCTCCAAGCACATCGAATTTGGCCAGGGCAACCACGCGGGTCTGGCCGCCATCGTGTCCGAAGAACTGGACGCCGACTGGTCGAAGGTGCGGGTCGAGCAGGCCGCGGCCAACACCAAGGTCTATATGAACACGGGCATGGGGGCGCAGGGCACCGGGGGTTCCTCGGCCATCTCCAACAGCTGGGAACAGCTTCGCAAGGTCGGCGCCAGCGCCCGGGCCATGTTCGTCCAGGCGGCGGCGGCCAAATGGTCGGTCCCGGCCGCCGAAATCTCGATCAAGGACAGCGTCGTCAGCCACGCGGGCTCCGGCCGCTCGGCGGCGTTCGGTGAACTGGTCGCCGACGCCGCCAAGATCGCTCCGCCCGAGACCCCGGTCCTGAAAGACCCCAAGGCCTTCACCCTGATCGGCTCAGACCGGGTTCGCCGCAAGGACGCCGTGCTCAAGAGCACCGGCCAGGCGCGCTTCACCCAGGATGTCCGCCTGCCGGAGATGCTGACGGCGGTGGTGGCCCATCCGCCGCGCTTCGGCGCCATCCCCCAGAACTTCGACGCCGCCAAGGCCAAGGCCGTGCCCGGGGTGATCGACGTATTCTCGGTCAAGTCCGGCGTGGCGGTGGTGGCCGACAGCACCTGGGCCGCCCTGCAGGGCCGCGCGGCGCTGAGCGTCACCTGGGACGAGGGCAAGGCCGAGAAGCGCGGCTCCGACGCCCTGGCCCAGACCTTCCGCGACATCGCCGCCGGCAAGGGTGACGAGATCGAATGGCAGGGGTTCGACAGCAAGGGGGCGGTGGGCGATCTGTCGGGGCCGGACGTGCTGACCGCGGCCTATGACTTCCCTTATCTCGCCCACGCGACCATGGAGCCCATGAATTGCGTGGCTCAGGTCAAGGGCCGCAAGGTCAAGCTGACCTTCGGCTCCCAGTTCCCGACCCTGGATCAGCTCAACGCCGCCAAGATCGTGGGCTGCCTGCCGGGTTCGGTGGAGATCGAGACGCTTTACGCTGGCGGCTCCTTTGGCCGGCGCTGCAATTTCCAGTCTGACTACGTGGCCGAGTGCGTCCGCATAGCCAAGAAAACCAACGGCCGGCCGGTCAAGCTGGTTTGGACGCGCGAGGACGACCAGCGGGCGGGCTATTTCCGCCCGCTGACCCACCACGCCGTCGCCGTGCGCCTGGACAAGGATGGCTATCCCGCCGCCTGGCGCCATCGCATCGTCACCCAATCGATCATGAAGGGCTCGCCCATGGGCGGCGGCAAGGGCCCGGAAGCGCCCGCCGTGGAAGGCGCCATGGGCTCGCCCTATCTGAAGGCCACGCCCGCCGTGGACGCCCAGGTCGCTCTGCCGGAGGTCGGCGTGCCGGTGCTGTGGTGGCGTTCGGTGGGCGCGACCCACACCGCCTACGCCATGGAGCACACCATCGACCAGTTGGCCCGCAAGGCCGGCAAGGACCCCGCCGACTATCGCCGGACCCTTTACCAGAAGGCCGGCTCAGGCCGCCATCTTGCGGTGCTCGACCTGCTGGTGGAGCGTTCCGGCTGGAGGACGCCCGCGCCCGAGGGCTGGGTGCGGGGCCTGGCCGTCCATGAAAGCTTCGGCTCGGTGGTCGGCCAGGTGGCCGAGGTGAAGCTGGAAGACGGTCAACCGCCCAAGGTCGGACGGGTCACCACGGTGGTTGATTGCGGGACCGCGATCTCGCCCGACCAGATCGCCGCCCAGATGGAGGGCGGGACCTGCTACGGCCTGTCGGCGGCGCTTTACGGCCAGATCACCCTGATCGACGGCGTGGTGCAGGAGAGCAATTTCGACACCTATCGCGTCCTGCGCATGAACGAGGCGCCGACGGTCGAGACGCACATCCTGCCTTCGACCGCCGCTCCGTCCGGCGTCGGCGAGCCGGGCACGCCGGTGATCGGGCCGGCGGTGGCCAATGCCATCTTGGCCGCCACCGGCAAGGCGACCTTCAGTCAACCGTTCGTAAGGGCGGTCTAG
- the moaA gene encoding GTP 3',8-cyclase MoaA, with the protein MTPFDATPSPLHPTGPAPGLVDGFGRTVTYLRVSVTDRCDLRCVYCMAEHMTFLPKTEVLSLDELDRLASAFVALGVRKLRLTGGEPLVRKGFMDLVAGLSRHLKSGALDEITLTTNGAQLARHAQGLADHGVQRINVSLDTLKPELFRRLTRGGDLVQVMAGIETAKAAGLKIKINAVALADDNADELPDLIAWAHGEGFDMTLIETMPLGEVEGDRTDQFLSLTKVRQELSAFWTLEDLPLNTGGPARYVRVAETGGRLGFITPMTHNFCEACNRVRLTCTGVLHTCLGRDDAADLRALVRGGASDVELQSAIRAAVTGKPQGHDFHIDRGSAPAVARHMSTTGG; encoded by the coding sequence ATGACGCCGTTCGACGCCACCCCTTCGCCGCTCCACCCGACAGGCCCCGCTCCGGGCCTGGTGGACGGATTCGGCCGCACGGTGACCTATCTTCGGGTCTCGGTGACCGACCGCTGCGACCTGCGCTGCGTCTATTGCATGGCCGAGCATATGACGTTCCTGCCCAAGACCGAAGTTCTCAGTCTGGACGAACTGGACCGCCTGGCTTCGGCTTTCGTCGCCCTGGGGGTGCGCAAGCTGCGCCTCACTGGCGGCGAGCCCCTGGTGCGCAAGGGTTTCATGGATCTGGTCGCCGGGCTGTCGCGGCATTTGAAGAGTGGTGCGCTGGACGAGATCACCCTGACCACCAACGGCGCCCAGCTGGCCCGGCATGCGCAGGGGCTGGCCGATCATGGCGTTCAGCGGATTAATGTGTCGCTCGACACCCTCAAGCCTGAGCTTTTCCGCCGGCTGACCCGCGGCGGCGACTTGGTGCAGGTGATGGCGGGCATCGAGACCGCCAAGGCGGCCGGCTTGAAGATCAAGATCAACGCCGTGGCCTTAGCCGACGACAATGCGGACGAGCTGCCGGACCTGATCGCCTGGGCGCATGGCGAGGGGTTCGACATGACCCTGATCGAGACCATGCCCCTGGGCGAGGTCGAGGGCGATCGAACCGACCAGTTTCTCTCGCTCACCAAGGTGCGGCAGGAGCTTTCGGCCTTCTGGACCCTGGAGGACCTGCCCCTGAACACCGGCGGGCCGGCGCGTTACGTCAGGGTGGCCGAGACGGGCGGGCGGCTGGGGTTCATCACCCCTATGACCCACAATTTCTGTGAGGCCTGCAATCGCGTGCGCCTGACTTGCACCGGGGTGCTGCACACCTGCCTGGGCCGCGATGACGCCGCCGATCTGCGAGCTCTGGTCCGGGGCGGAGCCAGTGACGTTGAACTGCAATCGGCGATCCGGGCGGCGGTGACGGGCAAGCCGCAAGGTCACGACTTTCATATCGATCGCGGCTCGGCCCCCGCCGTCGCGCGCCACATGTCGACCACGGGCGGCTGA
- a CDS encoding nucleotidyltransferase family protein, with protein sequence MRRGLEAIVLAAGLGSRFGGGKLVSDFEGRLLIEGALGAAFAAPAQGVTVVLGADDRVEDAALAFARRWGESRRLRLVYAADHAEGLSASLRAGLGALGDDCRAAFIFLGDMPRIPHDVLEPLAEALDKGAVAAAPVCDGRRGHPALLSRALFAQLRDLTGDQGARAVLDALGDRLALIPTKDQGVLFDVDLPPT encoded by the coding sequence ATGCGCAGGGGTCTTGAAGCGATTGTTCTGGCGGCCGGGCTGGGCAGCCGGTTCGGCGGCGGCAAGCTGGTTTCGGACTTCGAGGGCCGCCTGCTGATCGAGGGCGCCCTGGGGGCCGCCTTCGCCGCCCCGGCCCAAGGGGTCACCGTGGTGCTTGGCGCGGACGACAGGGTCGAGGACGCCGCCCTGGCCTTCGCCCGGCGCTGGGGCGAATCGCGACGCCTGCGCCTGGTCTATGCCGCCGACCACGCCGAGGGCCTGTCGGCCTCGCTGCGCGCCGGGCTTGGAGCGCTGGGCGACGATTGCCGGGCGGCCTTCATCTTTCTCGGCGACATGCCGCGCATTCCCCACGATGTTCTCGAGCCCCTGGCCGAAGCGCTGGACAAGGGCGCGGTCGCCGCGGCGCCGGTGTGCGATGGCCGGCGTGGCCACCCGGCCCTGCTGTCGCGGGCGCTGTTCGCCCAGCTCCGCGACCTGACCGGCGACCAGGGCGCGCGAGCGGTGCTCGACGCGCTGGGCGATCGGCTCGCCCTGATCCCGACGAAGGACCAGGGCGTGCTGTTCGACGTGGACCTTCCGCCGACCTAG
- a CDS encoding molybdenum cofactor biosynthesis protein MoaE produces MILLQAEPLDVGALTASFCAERSETGAVATFIGLARAEGGATRVLELEAYAGFTEKQIGRMVEEARERFGLHDVSVVHRIGPVAPGEAVVFVATAAAHRREALQACDHLMDYLKSRAPFWKKEHGPDGARWIEPTGKDLADAKRWDP; encoded by the coding sequence ATGATCCTGCTCCAGGCCGAGCCCCTTGATGTCGGCGCCCTGACCGCGAGCTTCTGCGCCGAGCGCAGCGAGACGGGCGCTGTGGCCACCTTCATCGGCCTGGCCCGGGCCGAGGGTGGAGCGACTCGCGTGCTGGAGCTGGAAGCCTATGCCGGCTTCACCGAAAAGCAGATCGGCCGGATGGTCGAGGAGGCGCGGGAGCGCTTTGGCCTGCACGACGTCAGCGTCGTCCACCGCATCGGCCCGGTCGCCCCCGGCGAGGCGGTGGTGTTCGTGGCCACGGCGGCGGCCCATCGCCGTGAGGCGTTGCAGGCCTGCGACCATCTGATGGACTATCTGAAGAGCCGCGCCCCCTTCTGGAAGAAGGAGCACGGCCCCGACGGCGCCCGCTGGATCGAGCCGACCGGCAAGGATCTGGCTGACGCCAAGCGCTGGGACCCTTAG
- a CDS encoding MFS transporter: MSTATDSASVKEGASMRTVVAASSAGTAFEWYDFFIFGALTQVISKTFFAGLNDTAAFIAALALFGAGFAFRPLGALIFGRIGDRAGRKGAFLITVSMMGVATFAIGLLPTYGQVGIIAPILLVLLRIIQGTALGGEYGGAAIYVAEHAPANKRGWATAWIQTSAAFGLLGALGVILVTRTLLGEEAFTAWGWRIPFLVSSGLLAISIFMRLKLTESPSFQALKASGGESKAPFKEAFGEWKNLKLVLLAFFAMMTAQGGVWYTAFFYSQIFLEKFLKVAPTTVNAMIMVVTLASAPLYVFFGWLSDHVGRKWVMLGGMVLATALYFPGFHLITQYANPALAEAQQRTPVTVIADPAACSLQFDPVGKAAFVTSCDIAKGALANGGVSYSNEAAPAGTVASVRIGQAVIPSVEGAGLSAAELKAAKATVESDIKAALTAAGYPAVADPARINLVAVFAVLMLFTVAATALYGPMAAALVELFPTRVRYTALSLPYHIGTGWIGGFLPFTAFAIVAATGDIYAGLWYGVFFTALSAVTTLFFLPETNGKPLD, translated from the coding sequence ATGAGCACGGCGACGGACAGCGCCTCGGTCAAGGAAGGCGCATCCATGCGCACGGTGGTGGCGGCCTCGTCCGCCGGCACCGCCTTCGAGTGGTACGACTTCTTCATCTTCGGAGCCCTGACCCAGGTCATCTCCAAGACCTTCTTCGCGGGCCTGAACGACACGGCGGCCTTCATCGCCGCCCTCGCCCTGTTCGGCGCCGGCTTCGCCTTCCGCCCGCTGGGGGCGCTGATCTTCGGGCGCATCGGCGACCGGGCTGGGCGCAAGGGCGCCTTCCTGATCACCGTCTCGATGATGGGGGTGGCCACCTTCGCCATCGGCCTGCTGCCCACCTACGGCCAGGTCGGGATCATCGCGCCGATCCTGCTGGTCCTGCTGCGCATCATCCAGGGCACGGCCCTGGGCGGTGAATATGGCGGCGCGGCGATCTACGTGGCCGAGCACGCGCCCGCCAACAAGCGCGGCTGGGCCACGGCCTGGATCCAGACCTCGGCGGCCTTCGGCCTGCTGGGAGCTCTGGGGGTCATCCTGGTCACCCGCACCCTGCTGGGCGAGGAAGCCTTCACGGCCTGGGGCTGGCGCATCCCGTTCCTGGTCTCGTCGGGCCTTTTGGCCATCTCGATCTTCATGCGGCTGAAGCTGACTGAAAGCCCCAGCTTCCAGGCGCTCAAGGCCTCGGGCGGGGAATCCAAGGCTCCGTTCAAGGAAGCCTTCGGCGAGTGGAAGAACCTCAAGCTGGTCCTGCTGGCCTTCTTCGCCATGATGACCGCCCAGGGCGGCGTCTGGTACACGGCCTTCTTCTACAGCCAGATCTTCCTCGAGAAATTCCTCAAGGTCGCCCCGACCACGGTCAACGCCATGATCATGGTGGTGACCCTGGCCAGCGCTCCGCTCTACGTCTTCTTCGGCTGGCTGTCCGATCACGTCGGGCGCAAGTGGGTGATGCTGGGCGGCATGGTCCTGGCCACCGCCCTCTATTTCCCCGGCTTCCATCTGATCACCCAGTACGCCAACCCGGCCCTGGCGGAGGCGCAGCAACGCACCCCTGTCACCGTCATCGCCGACCCGGCCGCCTGCTCCCTGCAGTTCGACCCGGTGGGCAAGGCCGCCTTCGTCACCTCCTGCGACATCGCCAAGGGCGCCCTGGCCAATGGCGGCGTGTCCTACAGCAACGAGGCCGCCCCGGCCGGGACCGTCGCTTCGGTTCGCATCGGCCAGGCGGTGATCCCCTCGGTCGAGGGCGCCGGCCTGTCCGCCGCCGAACTGAAAGCCGCCAAGGCCACGGTCGAGAGCGACATCAAGGCCGCCCTGACCGCCGCCGGCTATCCCGCCGTCGCCGATCCGGCGCGTATCAATCTGGTGGCGGTCTTCGCCGTCCTGATGCTGTTCACCGTGGCGGCCACGGCGCTCTATGGCCCCATGGCGGCGGCGCTGGTGGAGCTGTTCCCGACGCGCGTGCGCTACACGGCCCTGTCGCTGCCCTATCACATCGGCACCGGCTGGATCGGCGGCTTCCTGCCCTTCACCGCCTTCGCCATCGTGGCGGCCACGGGCGATATCTATGCGGGGCTCTGGTACGGGGTGTTCTTCACGGCGCTCAGCGCGGTGACCACCCTGTTCTTCTTGCCGGAGACCAACGGCAAGCCGCTCGACTAG
- the modB gene encoding molybdate ABC transporter permease subunit, whose protein sequence is MEPGDLAILFLSLKVAAVAAVAGLPPAILAAWALARGRFPGRNLLDAALHLPLVIPPVATGFVLLVLFGRRGLLGPALEKVGIVFAFDWTGAALAAGIMAFPLMVRPIRLSIEAIDAEVEEAARTLGAGRVARFVRILLPLSAPGIGAGLVLGFARALGEFGATITFVAAIPGETLTLPAAIYAAVQTPGGETRAAILCAASAVLAVAAVLAADQVGRAASRFR, encoded by the coding sequence ATGGAGCCCGGCGATCTGGCGATCCTTTTCCTGTCCCTGAAGGTGGCGGCCGTGGCGGCCGTGGCCGGCCTGCCGCCGGCCATATTGGCGGCCTGGGCGCTGGCGCGGGGGCGATTTCCCGGCCGCAACCTGCTGGACGCCGCCCTGCACCTGCCCCTGGTGATCCCGCCGGTGGCGACAGGGTTCGTGCTGCTGGTGCTGTTTGGGCGGCGCGGCCTGCTGGGGCCGGCGCTGGAGAAGGTCGGGATCGTCTTCGCCTTTGACTGGACGGGCGCCGCCCTGGCCGCCGGCATCATGGCCTTTCCCCTGATGGTGCGGCCCATCCGCCTGTCGATCGAGGCTATCGACGCCGAGGTGGAGGAGGCGGCCCGCACCCTGGGCGCCGGCCGCGTCGCCCGCTTCGTGCGCATTCTGCTGCCGCTTTCAGCCCCGGGGATAGGAGCGGGGCTGGTGCTTGGCTTCGCCCGGGCGCTGGGCGAGTTCGGCGCGACCATCACCTTCGTGGCGGCGATCCCCGGCGAGACCCTGACCCTGCCGGCGGCGATCTATGCCGCGGTTCAGACCCCGGGCGGGGAGACGCGGGCGGCGATCCTGTGCGCCGCCTCGGCGGTTCTGGCGGTGGCGGCGGTGCTGGCGGCGGACCAGGTGGGCCGCGCCGCCAGCCGGTTCCGCTAG
- the moaB gene encoding molybdenum cofactor biosynthesis protein B, which produces MSTLNPSSLVPGGRIVDDLPFIPVRVAVLTVSDTRDEESDTSGAVLAARIQEAGHVLAGKTLVPDDVTAIRAVVRGWIASGDVDAIITTGGTGITGRDVTPEALQPLFDKTIDGFSTVFHLVSYQSVGLSTLQSRATAGIIDGVFVFCLPGSNGAVKDGWDKVIRAQLDSRHKPCNMVELMPRLLEK; this is translated from the coding sequence ATGAGCACTCTTAATCCCTCCTCGCTTGTTCCGGGCGGCCGGATCGTCGATGACCTGCCTTTCATTCCCGTCCGCGTGGCCGTGCTGACGGTTTCCGACACTCGCGACGAGGAGAGCGACACCTCCGGCGCCGTGCTGGCCGCGCGAATTCAGGAGGCGGGCCACGTCCTGGCCGGAAAGACGCTGGTGCCCGACGACGTCACCGCTATCCGCGCGGTGGTGCGGGGCTGGATCGCCTCCGGTGACGTGGACGCCATCATCACAACGGGCGGCACGGGGATCACCGGTCGCGACGTGACGCCCGAGGCGCTGCAGCCGCTGTTCGACAAGACCATCGACGGCTTCTCCACCGTCTTCCACCTGGTCAGCTACCAGTCGGTAGGCCTGTCGACCCTGCAGTCGCGGGCGACGGCGGGGATCATCGACGGGGTTTTCGTCTTTTGCCTGCCGGGCTCCAACGGGGCGGTGAAGGACGGTTGGGACAAGGTGATCCGCGCCCAGCTCGATAGCCGTCACAAGCCCTGCAACATGGTCGAGCTGATGCCGCGGCTGTTGGAGAAATGA
- a CDS encoding SDR family NAD(P)-dependent oxidoreductase translates to MKLDNTIAAVVTGAASGLGEATARALAAKGVKVAIFDMNEAAGEAVAKDIGGVFCKVNVTSDADVDAGFEKARAAHGQERILVNCAGTGNAIKTASRDKGTGETKHFPLDAFDRIIQINLVGTFRCIAKSAKGMLDLEPMEDGERGAIVNTASVAGEDGQVGQAAYSASKGGVIGMTLPIARDLMNDGIRVNTILPGIFNTPLMNGAPENVKAALAASVPFPKRLGHPAEYAQLAVTMIECGYFNGEDVRLDGGIRMAPR, encoded by the coding sequence ATGAAGCTCGACAACACAATCGCCGCCGTGGTCACCGGCGCCGCATCCGGCCTTGGCGAGGCCACCGCCCGCGCCCTGGCGGCCAAGGGTGTGAAGGTCGCCATCTTCGACATGAACGAAGCCGCCGGCGAGGCCGTGGCCAAGGATATCGGGGGCGTGTTCTGCAAGGTCAACGTGACCTCGGACGCCGACGTGGACGCCGGGTTCGAAAAGGCCCGCGCCGCTCATGGCCAGGAGCGCATCCTGGTCAATTGCGCCGGCACCGGCAACGCCATCAAGACCGCCAGCCGCGACAAGGGCACGGGCGAGACCAAGCACTTCCCCCTCGATGCGTTCGACCGGATCATCCAGATCAATCTGGTGGGCACGTTCCGCTGCATCGCCAAGTCGGCCAAGGGCATGCTGGACCTGGAGCCGATGGAGGACGGCGAGCGCGGCGCCATCGTCAACACCGCCAGCGTGGCGGGCGAGGACGGCCAAGTGGGCCAGGCGGCCTATTCGGCGTCCAAGGGCGGTGTGATCGGCATGACCCTGCCTATCGCGCGGGACCTGATGAACGACGGCATCCGGGTCAACACCATCCTGCCGGGCATCTTCAACACCCCGCTGATGAATGGCGCGCCTGAGAACGTCAAAGCCGCCCTGGCCGCCTCGGTGCCGTTCCCCAAGCGCCTGGGCCACCCCGCCGAATACGCCCAGCTGGCCGTGACCATGATCGAGTGCGGCTATTTCAACGGCGAGGACGTGCGCCTGGACGGCGGCATCCGCATGGCGCCGCGCTGA
- a CDS encoding (2Fe-2S)-binding protein, translating into MAMTLQVNGRAISVKADPQTPLLWVLRDELGLTGTKFGCGVAQCGACTVHVDGQPMRSCQTPIELVAGGQITTIEGLGGTHPLQQAWVKHDVPQCGYCQSGQIMSAAALLAQAPQPTDDDIDAVMSGNICRCGAYQRIRTAIKDAAGAASAPTPPAKA; encoded by the coding sequence ATGGCCATGACCCTGCAGGTGAACGGACGCGCCATCAGCGTCAAAGCCGATCCCCAGACGCCGCTGCTATGGGTCTTGCGCGATGAACTGGGCCTGACCGGCACGAAATTCGGCTGCGGCGTGGCCCAGTGCGGGGCCTGCACCGTGCACGTGGACGGCCAGCCCATGCGATCCTGCCAGACGCCGATCGAACTGGTGGCGGGCGGCCAGATCACCACCATCGAAGGCCTGGGCGGGACGCACCCGCTGCAGCAGGCCTGGGTCAAGCATGACGTGCCCCAGTGCGGCTACTGCCAGTCGGGCCAGATCATGAGCGCCGCGGCCCTGCTGGCCCAGGCGCCCCAGCCCACCGACGACGACATCGACGCGGTGATGAGCGGCAACATCTGTCGCTGCGGCGCCTATCAGCGCATCCGCACCGCCATCAAGGACGCCGCCGGAGCCGCTAGCGCCCCGACGCCGCCGGCCAAGGCCTGA
- a CDS encoding YkvA family protein, whose translation MSAQAKPSPDVNQALDSSKALVPAVVRVNEQRVARGFWPKIARTAGKIPFAADALAVFWAARDPATPRKAKALMFAGLAYFVLPTDAIPDILAGVGFTDDAAVMAAMIALVGRHLKASHKQAAREWLEKKGQG comes from the coding sequence ATGAGCGCGCAAGCCAAGCCGTCACCCGACGTCAACCAGGCGTTGGATTCGTCGAAAGCCCTGGTTCCCGCCGTGGTGCGGGTCAACGAGCAGCGCGTGGCCCGGGGCTTCTGGCCCAAGATCGCCCGCACCGCCGGCAAGATTCCCTTCGCCGCCGACGCCCTGGCGGTGTTCTGGGCCGCCCGCGATCCGGCCACGCCGCGCAAGGCCAAGGCCCTGATGTTCGCGGGCCTGGCCTATTTCGTCCTGCCCACCGACGCCATCCCGGACATCCTGGCGGGGGTCGGCTTCACCGACGACGCGGCGGTCATGGCCGCCATGATCGCCCTGGTGGGCCGCCACCTGAAGGCCAGCCACAAGCAGGCCGCCCGCGAATGGCTGGAGAAGAAGGGCCAGGGATAG
- a CDS encoding NAD(P)-dependent oxidoreductase has translation MEAFPAYFPLKGAKIVIAGTGEAAEAKARLFAGSPAQVVRIEAPEAFTRTPYLEATLVFIAGDNLFAETAHEAAKAAGAMINVVDKPKLSDFQTPAVIDRGEVVAAVGTAGAAPLLSSLLRSDIEARVPEGAGRVAALLHKHQIAVRKALPDQAKRRFFMREVLNGPIAQIAMDGDMDEAGRQLLDALAQGGKVKGRVRYIAGRGPADLLTLRAARTLAAADILIADEDADPQILSLSRRDAERIDPAEIDVKGLIAHADQGLQVARVITGPVDPDDLRALIKAKVEVEVLLAAPSA, from the coding sequence GTGGAAGCTTTTCCCGCCTATTTTCCCTTGAAAGGCGCCAAGATCGTCATCGCCGGCACAGGCGAGGCGGCCGAGGCGAAAGCCCGGCTTTTCGCCGGATCGCCCGCCCAGGTCGTGCGCATCGAAGCGCCCGAGGCCTTCACCCGTACGCCCTATCTTGAAGCGACCCTGGTGTTCATCGCCGGCGACAACCTGTTCGCCGAGACCGCCCACGAGGCCGCCAAGGCCGCGGGCGCCATGATCAACGTGGTCGACAAGCCCAAGCTGTCGGACTTTCAGACCCCCGCCGTCATCGATCGGGGCGAGGTCGTCGCCGCGGTCGGCACGGCCGGCGCCGCGCCCCTGCTGTCGTCTCTGCTGCGCAGCGACATCGAGGCCAGGGTGCCCGAAGGCGCGGGGCGGGTCGCGGCCCTGCTGCACAAGCACCAGATCGCCGTTCGCAAGGCCTTGCCCGATCAGGCCAAGCGCCGGTTCTTCATGCGCGAGGTCCTGAACGGCCCCATCGCCCAGATCGCCATGGATGGCGACATGGACGAGGCGGGACGCCAGTTGCTGGACGCCCTGGCCCAGGGCGGCAAGGTCAAGGGCCGCGTGCGCTACATCGCCGGGCGGGGTCCTGCCGACCTTCTGACCCTGCGCGCCGCCCGCACCTTGGCGGCGGCCGACATCCTGATCGCCGACGAGGACGCCGATCCGCAGATCCTCAGCCTGAGCCGCCGCGACGCCGAGCGGATCGATCCGGCCGAGATCGACGTCAAGGGCCTGATCGCCCACGCCGACCAGGGCCTTCAGGTGGCGCGGGTCATCACCGGGCCGGTGGACCCGGACGACCTGCGCGCCCTGATCAAGGCCAAGGTCGAGGTCGAGGTCCTGCTCGCCGCGCCTAGCGCCTAG